The sequence TTTCTCGATGGAGAGAGCGTCTGTTCACGTCAGGGTCCGAAGGAGATGTAGTCACTTTGACTTTCTTCTAGATGGGGTATGTGTTCAGTGTGCCAGgtcaaagaaagagagaaaaatgatAGGTAGTTTCCTTCTTGCTTTTGCGGGGGTTTTGGCAGAATTGGGTTCGACTCCCGTTATACGCGATGTGGCGAATCAGACTGATTCAACGGAGATATGCCTGCATTAAGATTTAAAACTTGTCGTCTACTTTCAGGAAATGTTCGGAAGAGAGAACTTACAATAATACAACGCCGCATTCTCCGAAGATTGAGGAACAAGAAGAGATCTATTAAGAGAAAGATTTATCCAAGAGAAAATCTTAACAGTTACATCCAATCACAAACTACACGAAAGTTGCCCCTTATTCATGGGGATTTACCCATCACAGAGATGCACAGAGGAACAGAACGAACTTCATATATCCCTTTTCTACTCAATCCAGAAACAAGATCGGACGTTATTCCGGTTCGTCTCCATTTTCGTGAAACTATTCCTCAAGCAAGGCAGCCGATAAGTCATCGAAGGGTTTGTGTGAATAATCGAATGGGAAGCATTACTCGTTTGAAAGTTTCCCACGGCGATCTAATATCTTTTCAAGAAAATGACGCGAAAATCCGCGGTGAAGAAATAAGGAGATCTTTCTATATCGAAATATCAGTAGAAAAAATTATAGGCAAATTCCTGGGTCACCGGGTAAGAATGTGGAGAAGAACCAAAACGGAATGGTTCCGCCTACTCAAAACTAAGCGGGGATGCCGCCTGCTACTAAAATCCCGGTTTTTGCAACAACAGTTGCGTTATTCTATGCAAGAAGAATACTTAGAAAGAACAAAGAAGTTTGGATCCGAAAAAGTATGCTTAGGAAGTTCTTTCGCTGAGCACAACAGAATGAAGAGGAATTTTTATCATTTCAAATCCCTATTCTTATCGAAGAGAAGAAACGAGAAAAAGCGATATCTTCCTACTCGAACAAGAAGGAAGATAGTTTACAACTCTTCTTTATATAGTAATTCGACCTATTGGTCCGCACCCCCCCATAAGTTTACTAGGAAGAGAAGAATAAAAAGGATCGAACTACCTACTCATTATTCGGAGGTGAATCATAGAACACCAAAAGCGGTGGTATTTTATGGACCTAACATAGGTCACATCCCTCACGACATAAGATTGAAAGATCCAAACCTTCCTCTTCGGAGCGGAAACGGACGTGGCCAAAACATATAAAGATCGGCGTAGTCGCTCATAGGGACATATCTATCCGGATAGGGGATAGTCTAGTCTATCGCCGTCTCTATCACGCTATTAGATATTCGAAtatctaatttctttttcttatttataattgaaCAAAAGCGAGGAGCGAGCCAAAGAGCGAGTTAGGTCTACTTCAAATAGGGGCCAAGTCTTGCCTAAGCTCTTTAACCTGTTCCTCAAGGACAGGAAAGATAGATAGATTCAATTAGATTACACTCCTATCAGTGCAACGGCCGCTTTCTCCCCCACCTGGCTGCTCAATCTAAACCATTAGGGGTGAGGAAGATTGATCAAACTCCCCAAGGGGAGGGGATAGGAACGTACTAAATCAACAGGCAGGCAGACAGGACTTTAGCGGACGAGCAATCGAATATTCCCGCTAATCACTCGTACTCCTCCTAGCCCATGATTCAGTCTGTGGTCACGGAGCTATGTAATACCTCTGTACTAAAGTACCTGGTCCTTTACTTGACTAAGGGAAAATCCCTAAGAAATGCGCCGAGCAGAATAGCAGCATCATGCTTCAATTTAATAAGGATGTTAAGCTAGCTCGATCGCAGGAAATGATGGAAAGGTTGAAGCCCCAGTGGCAAGAAGAACAAGGTAACGGATGGAAGATAGATAGAACGAGGTGACATTGGAACAGGCAGTCAAGTAATCAAGCTACTGCCCTTCCTTGGGAGGGATAGGAGCCCTTCTTCTCGAGCATTGAATAGCATGGCCTGcctttggatgggcttttgggAATGAATGATAGAGCACAGGCAAGGCATAAGTCCAAAAGAAGCACGGGCATTTGCTGGGACTTGAATGGGCATGCTAGAATAAGTCCTTTCGATCCTCAGAAAGGAGCAAGTCAGCTAATGAAGGCTCGCCCATCTCTTTTTATTGATTCTCGCTAAAGGATCGGGTACTTTGATTGGTATTAAAGtaaagtgttctatcccttcgATCAAGTAACCTATTAACTTAACACCAACAAAAAAactatttctaatataaaaaaagagattttTGTGTGGCCAACACGCTCAACGGCTTTTTATTCGCTATCAGCACTATTTACTCTCTCTACCTTTCTCTCCCGCTCGGTAGAAGTTTGATGGAAAGGGGATAATAAAAAACGTTCTTTACTTCTTAGCTCATCGGGCTGTCTTAATCACTCGCTACCTAGGTACATGGGGAAATCGATACAAAGGGGAAGTTTCGACTCAATCGCTCTTTTAGTAGATAGTGGGAATCATGCTTAGTCAAGGGGGAAGATGAATGAATGTACTTACCTGCTCATTCATTCGATAAGAGAGGGATTGGAAGAAGAAGTCTAAGGTGTTATTCACTTTTGTATAAAACTTCTTTATGTACCAAAGTAGTCTTAATTAGAAATATACCAGCAAAGCTCGAACAAAGGAGAGTGTGTATTCTTCCGGGAGGATACCGAGCCAAGCGAGCGAAGCTGGATAGATGTGTGGGACAGAGGGAAGACCAAGGGGTTCGGCAGATGAACGAGTGATTAATACTGCTAGAGGTATCTTGTTCGACTTCTACTTGCATTTGAGAAGTATATCCTTAGCTTTCTCTCGTCTGAGCCAGGATCACGAATTCCGGGAAGCAATCAACTTACAGAGAACTAAGAACAACGACTACGCCCCCTACGATTGTTTCGATTTCTGCCACTACTTTTTGAGTATCCCACTCCTCTATTGGTTGAATTCATACAATAAAgtgaaatgaaagaaaagaggGAACGAGACATCACAATGAGATCTTCAtctaaaaacaaactaaaagaaGGGTTTTCCTTCTTGAAGAAGATTCAATCCGTGCGATTTTTAGCCAAACACTCTCATGTTCAAGGAGTGGGCGCGGGGGAGGGAGCTGGGTCCCTAGCTCATGTTCAAGCAGGGGTTTCTACGCCCGCCCAGGAATACAGATAAGGAAGTGCAGCCGAAGGTAATGCTATTGTGGAATTCCGTTCAAATAGAAAGCTTTTGCTTTTGGCCAGTTCAAGGCTTCCTCCCTGTATACAACCGTGAGCTGTAGGCTCAGATAGGATAGTAGCGAACCAGAAAAAATTCCCGTAGTTGAATAAGGTAAGGTGGACGTTGAAAACTTTCCAACAGATAATATGGAATACTCTTATCAAAAGACGAGCACTATACTCTTTTTTTAGGGCAGAAAGATGCTAACTCGGTTTCGGGCTAATGGAAGGACGATTACCGTAAGCCTCCAGAAAGAAGACAGGGGCTTATGAATTTCATTCTTTGAAACTACGCGCTAGACTAAGAATCCCtctatttttatatcttttattggCGCTTCTATAGAATAGAAAG is a genomic window of Arachis duranensis cultivar V14167 unplaced genomic scaffold, aradu.V14167.gnm2.J7QH unplaced_Scaffold_40180, whole genome shotgun sequence containing:
- the LOC127744490 gene encoding LOW QUALITY PROTEIN: ribosomal protein S4, mitochondrial-like (The sequence of the model RefSeq protein was modified relative to this genomic sequence to represent the inferred CDS: inserted 2 bases in 1 codon): MWRIRLIQRXDMPALRFKTCRLLSGNVRKRELTIIQRRILRRLRNKKRSIKRKIYPRENLNSYIQSQTTRKLPLIHGDLPITEMHRGTERTSYIPFLLNPETRSDVIPVRLHFRETIPQARQPISHRRVCVNNRMGSITRLKVSHGDLISFQENDAKIRGEEIRRSFYIEISVEKIIGKFLGHRVRMWRRTKTEWFRLLKTKRGCRLLLKSRFLQQQLRYSMQEEYLERTKKFGSEKVCLGSSFAEHNRMKRNFYHFKSLFLSKRRNEKKRYLPTRTRRKIVYNSSLYSNSTYWSAPPHKFTRKRRIKRIELPTHYSEVNHRTPKAVVFYGPNIGHIPHDIRLKDPNLPLRSGNGRGQNI